TCGATAACGACGGTAAATGTCAAAATCACTGTCTAAAGTAATAATTGCTGAAATATTGAGTCTTTCAGAAATGGCAATTAAGGATAGATCAGCAAAATCTCCAGGTAAGTCAGCATACTGTTCATTGAGTTGTTTAATTCGGGCAAAGTCTTCTGATATGAGAGGAATACATTGATAAAGTTTTAGGGCTAAATCGTGTTTGAAATTCATTCTGTGTCCGATAATCTGAACTGAGAAGATACATGACTTCCGTAACACAAGCCGTAGTAGTAATTAGTTCACTGGTACATTGTTCAAAAAAGCGACAAACCTTCTCATGATAGTTATCTTTGGCACTGTAATAAGCGATTAAAATACTACTATCCGTGAGAATAATCGGGGGATAATTCTTCATTAATTGGATTTTTGATGACGGTTTTTAATATGACTGGCTACGATGTTTTTACGATTTTCTCGTAATGATAAGTCAGCTTGAGCGTCTTGAAGTAAATGCTTGGGGTGTCCTCCTCGTCTTTCTACTAGGGTTTGACGGGGTTGTAAGGTTTGCCAATGTTGGTAAATTAGCTGTTTTAATAATTCTTCTGAGGTAATGTTCTCTTTGGAGATGATTTCTGCTAGGTAGCTTTCAGTTTCTTTATCTAGATTGATAGATAACATGGGTGTTGGTTTTATAATGGTTTTCTCTATTTTATTCGGGAATAGCCGTTCTCACTTAACGTCGGATAAGAGTAATTATCCGACGCATTATGGTATCCTGATGAGGTCAGTATCGGGCATCTAGAGCCTGATCTACAATAAGATTTATCCGACGCTTATGCTGACTCATTCCACCCCCTCGGATCTTACCCCCACAGACTTACTCGACAACTTTGCTGCTTTCGTTCGCCTGGACACTGCTGATGGCAATGCTGCCGATGATACGGTGAAAACCTACGCTTGTACGGTCAAACAATTTTTTAGTTGGTGCCATGTTCAAAGACTTCATCCCCTCGATGCTACAAGGGATGACATTAAACTATACCGTCGTTGGTTGGTGGAAATTCAGGATTATAAATGTGCCACCATTGCTTTAAAATTGACGGTGGTGCGTCGCTTCTATGCCGGGGCGGTGGAACGGGGTCTAATTCTGGCTAATCCTGCTTTGGGCATTAAACCCCCTAGAGAAAACATTGACCCGGCTGAACGCATTAATTACCTTGAAGAAGCTGAAGTGACAGGGTTATTGGCGAGTTTGCCTACTGAGAATACCATTGGGGGGTTACGGGATAGGTTTTTAGTGGCGGTGATGGTTTTAGAAGGATGCCGAACCGTAGAAATGCACCGTGCTTCGATTGGGGATATTGTTAAACGAGGGTCTGATATTGGGATTAGGGTATCGGGGAAACGGTCACGACGCATTGTGCCGTTGACCCCTGATTTGGCGAAGCTGCTTAATAAGTATCTTCAGGCTAGGAAGCGGTCAGGGGAGGCGTTAAATGGGGATACTCCTTTGTTTATTGCCTTAGATAAAAGAACGTATGGGGGGCGGTTAAGTCGTCGTTCCATTCAACGAGTCATTGATAAGTATTTACGAGCAGCAGGGTTAAAGGAACAGCCAACGAAACACAAAAGCAAAAAACGGGCATCAAACAAGTCTCATCAACCGTCTAACGGGGAAAAACAAAACTCTTCACAATCCGCTTCGGCTAAGTCCCATAAGTTTCAACAACCACAGCGACAGTTGAGCGCACATTCTCTGAGACATACGGCAGGGACATTGGCTATCAGGGCCGGGTCGGATTTAAGGCAGGTGCAGGATTTGTTAGGCCATGCTGATCCCAGGACAACGGCTTTGTATGCTCATGTGGCTGATCGGTGGCGTAATAATCCGGCTTTAAAGTTGGGGGTAAAGGTTCCGCTTTGACAATGAACTATGTCTAGCCAGTTCGCTGAGCTAGACGTTTCTGAGGCTTTATTTATCCTATTTAGTTGCAATCTTTAATAATCATCGCAACTCAATTGAAAACTGCTATCTTGAAGTTTTAAAATTTTGTTAAGTACGTAAACAAGTTATACATGAAAACTAACATCGACTCTGTAAAATCTAATGTAAAGTTTTCTAATTGAAAACTTTTTTAAGTAATAAAGGTAACAATTAATTATTATTTGTTGTTACCTTTATCCAAATTTAACTTATGTTAAACAGCTTGACGTGAGGCTGCATTTATTCAATCAATTTCAGTAATATAGTGTGACAGGAGTTAACAATGGCACTTAGACAATGGGATGGAGACGAAGGTAATGGTCTCTGGAGTTTCGCAAGGAACTGGGACAATGATACTCCACTTGCAGATAATGATGACATTCAAATCGGAGCAGGTTTTGGGACGACTATCTTTAATGGTCAAATTAATGGTCAAAATACCTTAACAATTGGCACTTTAACGTCTCAAAGTGCTTTAGAAGTCTCAGCAGGAACACTAACGGCTACTAACACCTTTGATGTTGATGATAATCTCACCATAAGCAATGGGACTCTTGAGCTTAATGGAACAAGTACCGTTAATACCTTTACGCAAACAGGTGGCACTTTACAAGGTAGCGGAGTCTTAACCATTAGTGGAAATGCTGAGTGGGACGGAGGAAACCAAAGAGGAACAGGTATCACTGAAGTTGACGGGACTCTGACCTTTGGGGGAGTCGGACAAAAGATTTTAGGGGGTAGTGGAGAGTCAAGAACCCTAGAAATTAATAATGGAGCTATTTGGAATACCACCAGTAGTCTATTCTTACAGGGTGACTCCATCATCAACAATAATACAGGGTCAACTTTTGATATCCAAGAAGATAGTACAGGCTTTATTGGTATCTTCAATAGTATCGGCACCAATAATACCTTTAATAACGCTGGAACCCTAGTCAAGTCAGCAGGGGATGACCGTTTTATTATTGATATTGTCTTTAACAACACAGGAACCGTTCAAGCCACCAATGGCATTTTAGACTTAGGGGGAGGTGGCGACCATAGTGGAGACTTTGAAGGAACCGCTACCTTAGAATTTGGAGGGGGAACCCATAATCTCAACAGTGGTAGCAGTGTGACGGCTTCAGATGTTGATATTACTGGTGGTACCGTTAATGTCAATACAGGAGCTACCTACAACACGAACAGAACCGATGTTAGTTTCGGGACATGGGAAATTGCCAATGCTGCTACCATCGGCACAGGGAGTCAAAGTGGTGGCACTATAACAGGGGCAGGAAACCTGCAAGTTACAGGAGACTTCGACTGGAACGGAGGAAACCAGAATGGTACAGGCACCACTGAAGTCGATGGCACTCTCACCTTTGGGGGAACCGGACAAAAGATTTTAGGAGCCTTTGGAGAGTCAAGAACCCTAGACATTAATAATGGAGCCATTTGGGAGACCACTGGTAACTTATTGTTACAAGGTGGCTCTATTATCAATAACAATGTGGGGTCAACCTTTAATATTCAAGAAGACAGCACGGGCTTTATTGGTATCTTGAATGGTGGTGCAGGGGGAGGAACCTTTAATAACGCCGGAACCCTAGTTAAGTCAGCAGGGGATGACCGTTTTGCCATTGATATTGTCTTTAACAACACAGGAACCGTTCAAGCCACCAATGGCATTTTAGACTTAGGGGGAGGTGGCGACCATAGTGGAGACTTTGAAGGAACCGCTACCTTAGAATTTGGAGGGGGAACCCATAATCTCAACAGTGGTAGCAGTGTGACGGCTTCAGATGTTGATATTACTGGTGGTACCGTTAATGTCAATACAGGAGCTACCTACAACACGAACAGAACCGATGTTAGTTTCGGGACATGGGAAATTGCCAATGCTGCTACCATCGGCACAGGGAGTCAAAGTGGTGGCACTATAACAGGGGCAGGAAACCTGCAAGTTACAGGAGACTTCGACTGGAACGGAGGAAACCAGAATGGTACAGGCACCACTGAAGTCGATGGCACTCTCACCTTTGGGGGAACCGGACAAAAGATTTTAGGAGCCTTTGGAGAGTCAAGAACCCTAGACATTAATAATGGGGCCATTTGGGAGACCACTGGTAACTTATTGTTACAAGGTGGCTCTATTATCAATAACAATGTGGGGTCAACCTTTAATATTCAAGAAGACAGCACGGGCTTTATTGGTATCTTGAATGGTGGTGCAGGGGGAGGAACCTTTAATAACGCCGGAACCCTAGTTAAGTCAGCAGGGGATGACCGTTTTGCCATTGATATTGTCTTTAACAACACAGGAACCGTTCAAGCCACCAATGGCATTTTAGACTTAGGGGGAGGTGGCGACCATAGTGGAGACTTTGAAGGAACCGCTACCTTAGAATTTGGAGGGGGAACCCATAATCTCAACAGTGGTAGCAGTGTGACGGCTTCAGATGTTGATATTACTGGTGGTACCGTTAATGTCAATACAGGAGCTACCTACAACACGAACAGAACCGATGTTAGTTTCGGGACATGGGAAATTGCCAATGCTGCTACCATCGGCACAGGGAGTCAAAGTGGTGGCACTATAACAGGGGCAGGAAACCTGCAAGTTACAGGAGACTTCGACTGGAACGGAGGAAACCAGAATGGTACAGGCACCACTGAAGTCGATGGCACTCTCACCTTTGGGGGAACCGGACAAA
The nucleotide sequence above comes from Crocosphaera subtropica ATCC 51142. Encoded proteins:
- a CDS encoding tyrosine-type recombinase/integrase, translated to MLTHSTPSDLTPTDLLDNFAAFVRLDTADGNAADDTVKTYACTVKQFFSWCHVQRLHPLDATRDDIKLYRRWLVEIQDYKCATIALKLTVVRRFYAGAVERGLILANPALGIKPPRENIDPAERINYLEEAEVTGLLASLPTENTIGGLRDRFLVAVMVLEGCRTVEMHRASIGDIVKRGSDIGIRVSGKRSRRIVPLTPDLAKLLNKYLQARKRSGEALNGDTPLFIALDKRTYGGRLSRRSIQRVIDKYLRAAGLKEQPTKHKSKKRASNKSHQPSNGEKQNSSQSASAKSHKFQQPQRQLSAHSLRHTAGTLAIRAGSDLRQVQDLLGHADPRTTALYAHVADRWRNNPALKLGVKVPL